A stretch of DNA from Glycine max cultivar Williams 82 chromosome 18, Glycine_max_v4.0, whole genome shotgun sequence:
AAGACTACAATTCAGAAAAGAgtcatttttcaatttggagtgtAGGATAAATAAAGTGCCACGAATCTGAAAACTTATCATTGAAGATAACAAATTGTCCAGCAAATTTAAGCGACCTTTATATAATTAACTACTAGTTATTAAATTGTTTCTGAAAAACGAAGATATCCAACTTAGTATAGATCAGAAGCAAATGCCATGGGCTTTTCCTCGAAATTCGCTTGCATTCACATGAATGCAGCCAATAGATCAGCTCCCGAAATCCAATGGATTTTCGTGCAAATGGGGCACGTCCACATGCATTCCAGTGTCTTCGTGAAGAAGATTATGAGAAGGGTAGTTGATCTTTCACTCTCTCTTGGAGGACAATTGTTTTATAATTGATCgattgatctttgattgttGTTGGTGTCACACGTTCTtttgtattattaaaaaaacagatGTTGAAGTGTGTGATAACTGATAAATAAGGctcaaaacaacatttttttctgCCAAcagaagtaaaaaaataaaaatagcggCTACCGGTCGGAGAGAATTTTGTTCtccataataattatatttgatttaaataggattgtctctaataaaaaaatatttatgatctaAATAAAAGAACAAGTAGAATgttgataaaaattattaaaatattatttctaaaaaaataaattaaatcaaatcaatccgTAATAAGTCAAATTGATTTCTGGGTTTAGACTTATTTTAAcctctttaataaaaataaaggaagtACATTGTacatgataaaaatttatttttatataattaaaatcataataaataaatatttttgaatatattCTAATTTGTAAGACTAGATACATTGTTATCACTCTTTTTAAAAAGATCTTACTTTTATGACATTTACACAAATTTATCTTGATAGGAGAgaatgtgtaaaaaaataatgttagagAATATATAACAACTTATATCTTGCATGGATATTAAgtttacaatttatatttttaatatatttttatattttgtatataagtatttattagtatatatgcatataaatattttaaagatatattaacatagttaaaattaatatatatcttttattattttgatttatataaatatttggttccaaaaatattatcttctataaataggtttgcatttgtatataatttagatttagatatatacaatttttttaaaaaaatattaataataataattatattttataattattagttttttaaaaaaatgtttttgttatagaggaaaaatgaataatatggataaataatataaaacaatcaTTACTTTAATAAAACCCGTcttaaatgtatttatatttaatattctaaGGTGGTTTTTATCAACATTTTAGAATGAATGTCGTAAAGTGTtcttatttttacaataattacaaaGATGTCACCGCACATCTTTCTAAGGCGATTCTTTTATAGTTGTGTAAAAATCTTGTTGTAAAATGACATCTTTGTAGTAGTGGTTgtctttgtattattttttctagCAATTATAAATAGTACAAATATCATTACTTCTCATAAACCTAATAGAAAACCCTCGACAGTCATAGTCTTCATCACCAAAATCACGCCTTCGCTTCGGTCCTCCTCCTCGTCAATACAATAAggatctctttctttttattttctcatattccTCATTCCTTTaggtttttgtttcttcaatctTAGCTTGTgtaaatttattatcatttctagctctaaactaattttatgtttctttcaaaaaatttgTGGCACAACGCATGctcaatctcttgcttttttcttctttgctcGGTCTGACACTCGGTAAATTTGTCCctgcttatttttatttttaacatattttaattagattGCAATGATATTTAAATGtcctaaaagaaaaatagaaattgacTAATAATGAACATGAATAAGAATAGAGAAATATAAATGTTGACATTCATCTAATATCAACATATTTGAATTAGATTACACtgatattatatttgttatgCTGATATGTTTTCATGCTAaatcatgtttatttatttttattaattgccTAGTACAATGGCCGTTGTTATTCTCTTTAATTTATAGCTAGTCCTTGTAATAATTCCTTGCAAATTGTATTAAATATGTTTCCATATTAAAGACCATTTTTAGATATCTTGTTCATTTGCATAGGATAATTACTCATTTACATGTGCTTGTTGTTGTTATCCCTCTGGTTGTTACGTCAGTATTTTATATAGTTACACATCTTAGTGAAACATTCCTAAttgcaaattttttaattttctttttaaaaaacaaatatttttattttattgtaagtGGGTTGGTGGATCAACTCGTGATGAGGCGAgctaagatatttttttctgGAATCAATTTTATGTGGGTAGGATTGACCCATTTAAGAGATGAATTGATGTGAGTTGAATTTATCAAGACTTGTTAACTCATTTTTGATAACTCTAgttcttatttataagattcaaattaaaagtaatataactTAATCCATTTTGtatcttatattaattatttttagactaatgtatctctaattaattatactgagaaataattaaaaaaagtattaataacaaaataatttaaaaaatatataaatttaggaTAAATATATTGTTATCACCTTTTCTAATCCCGATTAggtcatatttatttttaatcaaggattgtgcaaaataaaggataaaatgTGGTTTAGATacttattttttggtttaaatttatcttaatccttatacttttaaattaatgatttggttattttattttttatcactcGTGTAATAATCAGTGTCATGCATTGGTGttaattagtaatatataatttttttcatttttgcaatgtatttttaattatttatcataataattataattatttaaatgtaattaatttaataatatttaataaatataataattactttaatgacatcgataaaaaaattcaacaaatttaagaatacattgaataaaaatctactttttatattattgtatgtttgtttattattcattattttaaggcttaattttaattaagattttagttTTAGAAATTTAGGATAAATTCAGTTTTTGTCTctcaaattgaagaaaaaaaaagatatttcccAATTTAAAAACGAATTAGTCACCTTAATTATCTATAACTATTAATGATGAAAATTATCTCATTTAGTATACATATTTCTCgatgaataattttatctttaaactatttcttaaattttcaaaattttcttctaatttatattaactttccattagttttatattattaatttttttattctgtcatttttttattaagtatatttaacttgtattttttattatttaaaaaatttagagagacaCTCTTTCctagttataattatttaaatctaATTATCTTAATGAagtatatttaatgattttttgatcactttaatattataaaaaaatattaatcactttaattacatcaacaaaaaatttcagaaaatttagtaattacattaaataaaaatctaatttagcggtaagaaacaaaaaagtaaattaaaattgataaataattaagaatatcaGGTATAtaggtaaaaatttaaaagacatTAATTtgatacaataaaaaaagaattttcttactaattgtTTGTGAGAATAATCAGTAAAATTAATCCACATCTAAATAAGAAACAAAGTACggagtatttttttcttaccaaataagaaacaaagtattgaaattatttataatgtgCATTGGATCATTATCTAACCTTCACATTTTACTGCAAAATGACGTTAAATTCTTTTGACAAATGCAACCGCtaataaattaatcattcaattataaatttatttttaattaaaaaattattttagactatcattcaattataaattaatcattatgtaaaatatatttattaatttttataataattattttaaaataatgattttttttattaatttagctTGTAAAATTGTTATATGTCGTTAATATGTGGTTATTAAATTCtacttttttaaacattttttattaactaaaaattataattataaataagtacgattacttatttaatgattttttattttgctatttttaattaaatttgactaATAATGAAACGTATGCTAGAAAATAGTGTACTGCTTACATTGAGAAATTagattgaaaatcaaattcatctCTATCCATTAATATTCaatactcttttttctttttttctggcTCCTTTGGCCTCTGTTCTGTGTTCAGTCTTCAACCACCTCAACACATAGACGACGCGCCACTTGTTTTTGCTCCAAACCGCCCTCTGATTCCCGAACCCAATGACTTCTCCGCTGGTGGCGGAGGGCGCCGCCGTCACGGCGTTCCGATCGGTGATGCTCCGGGTGCAGCAGGCGGCGGAGAGATCCGGGTCCAAACCCGACCGGGTCCGGGTCGTGGCGGTTTCCAAGACGAAACCCGTCACTCTGATTCAACAACTCTACGACGCCGGTCACCGACACTTCGGCGAAAACTACGTCCAAGAAATCATTGAAAAAGCTCCTCAGGTGCTGCAATAATCacctctctccttttttttaaaattgaaattttataagtttataattaaaaataaaaatgctacGTTATTTTCGTCCTTTGTTGATAGAAATTTCTGATAATTTGGTTTTTGGGCATGCCTGCAGCTTCCCCCAGACGTTGAGTGGCATTTCATTGGGCATTTGCAAAGCAACAAAGTCAAAACACTTTTgggtattcttttttttttcttaaagaattttgtttctcaattttattttatttttttcgttttaTTGATGTGGAATGAATGCGCTTCTATGCTTTCCCTGGGAGTTGAATTGAAAATGTGGCTTTTGATTgcttttgaatttgatattggcATCATATCGGAGCTTCTTGTTTTGCATATATAATGTAGGAGACTACCTTGTTTTTTAGAAGGACTATGTTAGCAAACTACCTCCTTTGGGAGTATTTTaataaagagtttaatttatatgctCGGTCAGTCTAaaaattttacactatcaatttCAAGCATAGAATATTTACTCTTTAGTGAATCTCAGTTGTAACATTGccaaaatactttaaaaaaaaaaaaaaaaagagtttgatAGGAAAGCGTGGTCAACCGATCAAAAATGATCTTTAATACAAGTTTTAAGATAgctattataaaagttaacaaacttaCCATGCATGCAGTTTGAGATTGGATGACAGTGTAACAAGCACCTTTACACTATcagcatatatattatttattcaaaaaataattgggAGTATATTAATACATCtctcattttttaaagaatattttattgtgTTACACCACTgggagtattttaaaaaatccaaaGTTATAACTTGTTAACATACTTCTAAAAAATCCAtacaattgattttaatttgattctaataaatactaatttttgttttgaaaatgagTGACACAACACAATTACCACTTTTGGTCCATTTACGtgatgattatttttgttttaatccctATATGCCATATGAGCACACCATACCAATCTCATGGTGTTGTAACAGCAACAAATGTTAGAGATGAAATAGGGACAAAAATTCACATTTAAAGGTATTTGGTCCCATTCCCTGTTCAATTTTGCTATCTGAGTTGGGTGCAAAGTTTTGGACATCATTTCAGTTGGCTCTGTACTTGTTGAATATATTGCTATAGTTGTGTTATGTTGTTCTCTTGTTTGAGCTTGTTCAGTTGTTCCTTTCTTCAGCAGCCTTGTATTAGATGAATGTTAACCTTGCATACTTTATGCAGGTGGAGTTCCAAATCTGGCCATGGTTGAGAGTGTGGACAATCAGAAGGTAGAGATGTAGAATCAATGTTACTTGTAGCTCTTGGAGATATGAACTTGTtgctgtttattttattttatgctctAATAAAATTTGAAGGAATCTAGATAAATATGGTCTTCATGTTGTGCTCAATTATTAACTATGATTTAGCATTGCTGTTGCTGTGGTCAAGGTCTACACCTAGCAAACAACtagttaaaatttcaaaactgtGATTTTGTTACagcttatttttaatgaatatcATTAGCTATTTGACAAACCTTAAAGTGTTATTGTACCTCTGGAACTGCAGATAGCAAATAATCTTGACCGTATGGTATCAACCCTTGGAAGAAATCCTCTGAAGGTTTTGGTGCAAGTAAATACAAGTGGAGAAGAATGTAAGTTCAGCTTAAAATAATGAGTTACTCTAACTTCTTGTTACACTTTTTGGATCTTATGAGGTTTCCTCACTCCCTTTGGGTGTGAGGCAAATTCTTGCTTGAGGTATTGGAAATCCTTTCTGTGTATATTGTAACTTGTAAATTTGTGTTACTGACTTGTCTTCACGTACTGAGACTTCTTAATTTGGCATCAGGGAATTGTTATTCGTATTTAGCTCTTTAGCGTTTTCCATGGAAATCCATCAattctaatataaataattcaaatattttcccCATATCCCAGGTTATTGTATTTTAGATAATGACACAGTAATGTTACTTAATTAGTCACTGATTGCAGCTATTCTGTCATTGTATGTTAACACAATGTATCATATTCTATTATGTCTTGGCAGTTCATGTACTTTGTTGGCATGCATTATTTGTCAGAGTATATTAAAATGCTCTTTTTTCTtacatattttacataaataaactttgtttATTGATTATTGTATTTTGCAGCCAAATCTGGTATTGATCCTTCCGATTGTGTTGAGCTTGCAAAACATGTGAAATTGAGCTGCCCAAACCTAGTGTTCTCTGGCCTAATGACGATAGGAATGCCAGACTATACCTCAACTCCACAGAACTTTCAGGTGATAAATTCTATTCTTATATTTTGAAGCATGTAGATAACTCCTTGAAATGGTGTTTCTTGTTTGTGAGAACTTATTTCagaattatatttcatttattgccgtattattgttttattgaaaattgatCTGCATTTTGCCATCATTTTGATGGTTTTGTAGTTCAGTTTTATGTGCCTTGTATTCAAAATTCTATTTGTCTATTTACTAAGGTTTTCTCCTTTGTTAAAAATCAGACACTATCAAATTGCAGAACTGAAGTATGCAAGGCACTTGAAATGCCCGAGGAGGAATGTGAACTGTCAATGGGCATGT
This window harbors:
- the LOC121174069 gene encoding pyridoxal phosphate homeostasis protein, producing MTSPLVAEGAAVTAFRSVMLRVQQAAERSGSKPDRVRVVAVSKTKPVTLIQQLYDAGHRHFGENYVQEIIEKAPQLPPDVEWHFIGHLQSNKVKTLLGGVPNLAMVESVDNQKIANNLDRMVSTLGRNPLKVLVQVNTSGEESKSGIDPSDCVELAKHVKLSCPNLVFSGLMTIGMPDYTSTPQNFQTLSNCRTEVCKALEMPEEECELSMGMSGDFELAIEMGSTNVRIGSTIFGPREYAKKQ